One Acidobacteriota bacterium genomic window, CCGTCCGGCAACTTCACCTCGTCGAGGGTCTCGAAGGCTTGCATGGAGAGATTTCTGTCACGACCACCGGCGAGAAGCAAGCCGCACAGGCCGACCAGGCTCACCCCAAGTCCAGCGTGGCCCAAACCAGGGCGGCCCCGTCCGGGGGGCCCGAAGCCGGAGAGGCTCCGGCTCGCGGGCAGGCTCCCTAACGCACCGCCTTCACCCGGTAGGGCAGGGAGAGATCTCCCGAAAGCACTTCGTAGACCTGGTGGACGCCGAGCAGGGGACCCGGGCCGGAGGTCGAGACCTCGAGATAGGCGGTCACCGCATCAAAGCGGAAATCCGCTCGCCCTCCCAAACGCTGCCGCGGCACCAGGACTCGCAACACCTTGCCGTCGAAGACGATCGAGAAACCCGGCGAGTCCATGTACATCGGCATGCTCGGATTGGTCGGGGGCAGGCGCTGCGAGATCTCGTCCTCGGGAAACTCGATGACGGACAAACCTCCAGCCACCCGCTCGTCGGACTGCAACAGCACCCAATGGCTGTGAAAGACGATCCCATCGTTGTCGTAGACGAGGTCGCCGCTCTCGTCCCACAGCGGGGTGTCATCGAAGTCCGGGTGAGAGGTCACGGCCAGGGCCACGGTGCCCTCGGCCCCTCGGAAACCAACATTCTTCGGCGCCAGGTCCGTCGGGAAGACGTAGCCCAGCACCGGAGCGCCGTCGAGGGAGCCCCGAGCCTCGGGCGTCGTGTGCCCAGCCTTGCCGGCGACCTCGATCTCGAAAACCACCAGGTCGAGCGACTTCATGAGGGTCGCCGAAGCCGCCTCGAGATCGAGATCCGGCCCCGCCGAAGGCGGCGTCGATCGCGGGGAAACCTTTGCCGACGAGGCCTCGGTGGCCGTCGCCGGAATGACCAGAGAAACGAGAACCGCGGTCGTGAGGGCGATGGAGATGAACTTGAGAATTTTCACTTAGCACTCCTAACTATTTTGATCAAAGGTCAACGAGATCTTCTTGATCTCGCCTAATGAGGGTTGGCCAAAAGCTCGCGAACTTGCGCCAGCCGAGGCGCCTCGGCGAGCTCATGGTCTGCGCATTCGAAGCGCAGGTCGCCGTCGCTCATGGCGGCATCGACGAAGGCGCAATGGTGCGGCCGATCGGAACTGGCATGGACCTGCGGCCGAAAATGCACACAGCTCGCGCACATGTGAGCCAGGGGGATTTCGCCACGCTCTTGCAGCTGAACGATGATGCGCTGAAAGGCCCGCATCATCACCTGCTGCTCGTCGAGTACCAGATCGCCGAGGGCGCGCTCAAGGAAGTCCGGCCAGCCGGCTACACGACCGGCCTTCTGCGCTCCCTCCCGGGTCAAGGCCAGCCGCAAGGTGCGGCGATCGTGCGGATCGCGCGACTTCTCCACCAAGCCCTTCTCCACCAGCACCCGGACCGCCTCCGAGGCGGTCGCCGGACGCACCGCCAGGACGTCGGCGAGCTGCGAAAGGGACGCTCCCGGACGCCGGTGCAGGAGGGTCAGAACCTGGCCCTGGGTGGGACTGAGATCCTCGGCGAAGCCTTCCTGCCAGGCGCCATGGCGCAGAGCGATCCCGATCTTGGCGAGCGCCGTCGCCAACCGCCGCTCGATAGGCTCCTCGGCGGGAAAGGAAGAGTCGGGGAGGTGACCGCTGCCGGACATAACTTAGGAATCCTAATTAAATTCATCCCGGGCGTCAATCGCGGGGCCTCGCCCTGGTGAGCCAGAGCCCGGGCTCAGCGTCGCGGCCGGCGTGATGCAGAGCGGGGCACCAGCGGAAGCTGCCCGACAAAATCGCGTCCTTGGCGCCCTTCGGCGGAGCGCCTTGCCTTCCACTCGGCGCACTCCGCCTCGCGGTTCCGTGGCGAAGTGCGCTCAGGTACGAGTTGGGCGAGCGACAGAGGCCTGATTCGGACGGCAAGCGCTCGGAAACCACTCGGTCGGCGGGTCGGCGATGGTGAGCATCTGCTCCAAGCTCCGCTCCCCGCGCTTTCCCCATTGCAAGCCATTGGGACAGATGGTGCTCGGACCCAGAGTCGTCGAGTCGATGCCGGTGGTTTCTCGATGGGCCGTCGGCTGGCTGTCCGGAGGACTCGGGAAAGGCTTGCCGTTGGCGCCACAGTAGCGCACCGGAAAGAAGCCGCGATCGAAGGCCACCGCGGCGCCGGAGAGGTTCGCGCCATCGAGCTTGGCACCCTGGAACTTGGCGCCGTAGAGCACCGCGTTGGCCAGCGACGTGCGAATACTGCCCTTGAGAGTGGCCGTCAGATCGGCACCCACGAAGTTCGTGTTGACCAGGCAGGCGCCGTCGAAACGCGAGCCCGACAGCACCGCACCGGAGAGGTCGATTCCCGCCAGGTAGGCGTTGCTGAAATCGGCCTGCTCGAGGGTGCTGGTGTCGTTGATCGAAACGGAGGCGCC contains:
- a CDS encoding MarR family transcriptional regulator → MSGSGHLPDSSFPAEEPIERRLATALAKIGIALRHGAWQEGFAEDLSPTQGQVLTLLHRRPGASLSQLADVLAVRPATASEAVRVLVEKGLVEKSRDPHDRRTLRLALTREGAQKAGRVAGWPDFLERALGDLVLDEQQVMMRAFQRIIVQLQERGEIPLAHMCASCVHFRPQVHASSDRPHHCAFVDAAMSDGDLRFECADHELAEAPRLAQVRELLANPH